GTGATTGCTCATAACGTATTAGAAAGTATCGAGCTTTTAGCTAACAGCTCTGTTGCGCTGGCAGATAAAGCAATTGCGACTTTCACTGTACGCCAAGACAATCTTGATTTAGCGCTTTCAAAGAATCCAATTCTGGTGACGGCGCTTAATCCTGTAATTGGTTACCTAAAGGCAGCAGATATTGCCAAGAAAGCCTACAAAGAAGGTTTGCCTATCCTTGATGTTGCAGAAAGAGAAACCGACCTAAGCCGAGAAGAACTCAGCAAGTTGCTTGACCCAACCGCGCTCACTCAAGGTGGTATCGCAGGTTAAACCAGTCATTCATAACATGTCTATCGGATCAAAAAAGGCCTCATCTGAGGCCTTTTTAGGATCTAATAGTTAATGGAAAATAGGTTAATTAAATTAACTCACACGATTCAATACCGCTCTGAGTTTTAGCGGCTTCACAGGCTTGGCAATAAAGCTAAAACTATTGGCTTTTATCGCTGCCAACATGTCATCGGTTCTATCGGCACTGATAATGACTCCCTCAAAAGAGTCACCCAGGCGTAAGCGACACTGCTGCAACACCTCAAGCCCTGTTCGCCCATTATCGAGACGGTAATCAGAGAAGATCACATCGGGTTTCCAGTCACCATCGAGGCACTTCAAACTCTCAACTAAATCAACTGCGGTCTTAACCTCACAGCCCCAGCGACCGATCAGATTCTCCATACCCACTAAAATCTCTCGTTCATTATCGACACACAAGATTTTAAGGTGCTCGATATCACTGCTTGCCACTGGCGCAGCAGCTTGCACAACCGGAGCCACTTGTTCCGCTCTTGCTAAGGTAATAGAAAAGACACTGCCTCGTCCCGGCCATGAACGCATCGATATTTGATGACCAAGCACATGAGCAATACCTTTAGAAATCGCGAGCCCCAGCCCTAAACCTTGATCAGAACGCACTTGGCTACCACGAGTGAACTCTTCGAAGATCTCTTGTTGCTTGTCTTCATCAATACCGGTTCCGTTATCCCACACATCGATTCGCACCTGCCCGTTGACTCGTCTTGCTCCGAGCACCACTTTGCCTTCTGGGTTATAGCGGAAGGCATTAGTCAAAAAGTTCTGAATCACTCGTCTCAGCAACTTAGGATCAGATTGAATAAACAAGGATGATGGGATCATCTTGAAATCAATTTTTTGCTGCGTCGCTAAAGCACTAAATTCCGCATTCAAGTTCGCAAGCACATCATGCACCGCAATGGCGTGGATGTTGGTTTCCAGTTTGCCAGACTCTAATCGTGAAATATCTAGCAAGTCGCCTATCAAGTCCTCGGCTGCACCCAATGCACTTTCAATATGAGACGAAAGCTGCTTCACTTCCTGCTCTTTTGCTACCTCCGAAAGTGACGAAGCAAACAAACGCGCGGCATTCAGTGGCTGCATCAAATCGTGGCTCACCGCCGCTAAGAAACGACTCTTTGATTGGGATTCTTGATCAGATATCTGCGTTGCTTTAACCAAGCGATGGTTCAGCTTTTCGAGCTCTTGAGTTCGTTCGTGTACTCTTGATTCCAAGCTTTCATTCGCGTCTTTTAACGCCTGTTCTGCTTGTCTAAATACCGTGATATCGGTAAAGCTCATCACAAAGCCGCCGCTTGGCATTGGGTTACCTTGCACCTCAATCACTCGACCATCAGGACGAATGCGAGAAGAGGTGTGTCGTGTACCTTGTTCCAAGTGATAAACACGGCGACGCACGTGATCTTCAGGGTCACCCGGACCACACAAACCTTGCTGCGCATTGTGACGAATCACATCGGAGATCGGCCTGCCCACTTGTATCAAGCCAGCAGGGAATTCAAACAGTTCTAAGTAACGCTGATTCCATGCCACCAGCCTCATCTGTTTGTCCACCACTGCAATCCCTTGACCAATGTGCTCAATCGCTCCTTGTAGCAAACCACGGCTGAAATCGTACAACTCCGAGGCTTCATCAACGATGGTCGCCACTTCTTCAAGCTGCATATTTCTGCCCTGTAAAGCAGAAGTGAGTACTAACTTTGCAGATGAAGCACCAAACACACCCGCCAACACGCGCTCAGCATGTCGAATCAAGCTTGCAGGGGCTTGCTGATTAGGAAGCAGTGGCTGACCTTGTTGTTGCCAGTAGCTTTGAATAGCGCTTTTCGCTCGCTTGCGACCGACAAAACGCGACGCCAACATCTCTAGTTCCGCAACTGTCACACGGTTTTGATAGAGGCTAATATTTTCATTTTCAGGTAGTGGCGTACCAACGAATGCCGCCGATTGTAAGCGCTCACTTAGGCTTGGTCTGGTAGAGATCGAGACCACAGCATAGCAAAGAGTATTAAGCACAATACTTAGCACTATCCCCCAATTTGAACTACTGATATTCCAACTACTGAGCAGCTCTGGCGGTGTGATAATCCACAACAATAGGTTACTTTCACTGTCTCCAGCCAACATACTGGTTTGACTCATCAGGGTAATGAGCCAAATCACCGAGCCAACCATTAAGCCGACATAAACACCCTTACGATTGCCCGGGCGCCAATACAAACCACCAATAAGTGCCGGTGCAAATTGAGCAATCGCAGCAAACGAAAGAAAGCCGATAGCAGATAAAGAATGTATGGTATCGAGCGCTTGATAGAATAACCAAGCACCAAGTAGAAGCAGTAAAATAAGCCCGCGACGAATCACCAATAGCAACCCAGAGAAATGGCGATGAGTCCTTTGAGTGAGTCGCATACGGCGCAGCAATAGTGGCATCACTAAATCGTTCGACACCATGATCGCCAACGCGATGGTCGATACGATCACCATGCCACTGGCCGCCGACGTACCGCCAAGGAACGCAAGCAAAGCAATGTGATTGGCACCTTCAGCCATCGGCAGGCTAATCACATACGTATCTGCGGGCATGCTTGGAAGCAGTCCTTGCCCCGCCCATGCAATCGGAAGAACAAACAGCCCCATCAAAATCAGATAAAGCGGAAATAACCAGCGAGCGGTGTGCAGGTCTTGAGGTCTTTCATTCTCAACAACCATGGTATGGAACTGACGCGGTAAGCAGACAATCGCCAACATGGTCAAAACAGTATGGATAATTAAGGTCGGAATATTCGGCGATTCATAAGTGCTCGCGGCCACGTCGAGCAGGTCAATCTTGTCGCTGCTCATCGCCAGATACATGATAAACAGGCCAACAATCAAAAATGCCGCCAGCTTAACGATGGATTC
This DNA window, taken from Vibrio chagasii, encodes the following:
- a CDS encoding hybrid sensor histidine kinase/response regulator — its product is MQGWVVIPVSLAYLGVLFLIAWYGDRQVRWLSRWRPWIYSLSIAVYCTSWTFYGTVGQASNNPWSFLPIYLAPILVFTLGWRILARLILIAKREHITSIADFIAARYGKSQGLAVAVTVIAVIGILPYIALQLRGITMGLDIVAPSLTQDFGYQDYHVSWFVVGALAIFTMLFGTRHIDNTEHHRGMMMAVAFESIVKLAAFLIVGLFIMYLAMSSDKIDLLDVAASTYESPNIPTLIIHTVLTMLAIVCLPRQFHTMVVENERPQDLHTARWLFPLYLILMGLFVLPIAWAGQGLLPSMPADTYVISLPMAEGANHIALLAFLGGTSAASGMVIVSTIALAIMVSNDLVMPLLLRRMRLTQRTHRHFSGLLLVIRRGLILLLLLGAWLFYQALDTIHSLSAIGFLSFAAIAQFAPALIGGLYWRPGNRKGVYVGLMVGSVIWLITLMSQTSMLAGDSESNLLLWIITPPELLSSWNISSSNWGIVLSIVLNTLCYAVVSISTRPSLSERLQSAAFVGTPLPENENISLYQNRVTVAELEMLASRFVGRKRAKSAIQSYWQQQGQPLLPNQQAPASLIRHAERVLAGVFGASSAKLVLTSALQGRNMQLEEVATIVDEASELYDFSRGLLQGAIEHIGQGIAVVDKQMRLVAWNQRYLELFEFPAGLIQVGRPISDVIRHNAQQGLCGPGDPEDHVRRRVYHLEQGTRHTSSRIRPDGRVIEVQGNPMPSGGFVMSFTDITVFRQAEQALKDANESLESRVHERTQELEKLNHRLVKATQISDQESQSKSRFLAAVSHDLMQPLNAARLFASSLSEVAKEQEVKQLSSHIESALGAAEDLIGDLLDISRLESGKLETNIHAIAVHDVLANLNAEFSALATQQKIDFKMIPSSLFIQSDPKLLRRVIQNFLTNAFRYNPEGKVVLGARRVNGQVRIDVWDNGTGIDEDKQQEIFEEFTRGSQVRSDQGLGLGLAISKGIAHVLGHQISMRSWPGRGSVFSITLARAEQVAPVVQAAAPVASSDIEHLKILCVDNEREILVGMENLIGRWGCEVKTAVDLVESLKCLDGDWKPDVIFSDYRLDNGRTGLEVLQQCRLRLGDSFEGVIISADRTDDMLAAIKANSFSFIAKPVKPLKLRAVLNRVS